CTGTCCCTAGTTCCTCTGATAGACAGCTCCTCCCTTACAGACACCCCCTCCCCGGCTCCCAGGCCACTTCACCTGTTTGCCAGCTGGCCCAGCCGAATCTCTACTAGTGCTCAGAGCCTCAGCTGCATGCTTGCAACCACTGCACATGTGCCCCTGTGACCTGGCACTCAGTCCCCTGTACACACCACATCACCCCACTCCCAAACAGAGAGCATCGCACCcatgaaaagaattaaaaatagaatttaataTCAAGATAGGACAGACTGTGGTGATCAAGAGCAGGGCAAAGCTGGGTACATGTGTTTTGGCCAGCCAACAATTTACAGGCAActgactgttttttctcttatcTCATTTCACCTCTTTGATTCCTCCCCTAAACATCCCATAGTAAGTCCTGTGCAGCCCTCAAATGCTGTTGGCCCATTGTAATGTGTCTGATGCTCCTGTACACAGCACTCCCCCCTCCTCCAGTCTGAAAGGTGCTCCATCCATTGACTCTTTGTGATGGCTTTCACACCTGGACAATGGGGCTGGGAGGCCCACACCTTGGAGGGCGGGACCAGTGTCCCTTCCTCTCAGTCCTTTATTTGGGTTGCCACCTGGCTTTGTGCCCTGTGCTCCTCGGAGTGTGTGCAAACGGAGCCTTTGATGTGCTGATGGCCTCTGTGATGGGGCTGGGAGTAGCTGGGGCTACCCTGGTGAGGGTGTTATTgggctcctcctcctgccattgTCTCACTGTGCTCCCTGCTGGGAGTGCGGACGGGCTTTTATCACGTAGCCTAAGAAAGAGGCCTGTGCAGTCTTCCTTTGCCTTTTCATACAACTGTCTTGCTGTTGAGAATAATATTTCGACACCACCACATGAAGGGAGTGAGGGAAAGTGTCACCCCATTTGACTTGTTCATTTCCAGTTATGTGTGGTCAGTTGACCTTGCCAAATAAAtatgtgaaattaaaatgtaatcCTTCAGCTTCATCGGAATCTGATGATGAAGGCAATTGCTCCTCCCACAATTTCCTAAGAATGAAAACTGGCAAAAGCCAGCTTTCTCTCCCAGTCTCGCCTCCAGCCCTAGCTCTGAGGTATTGCTGTTTTCGGGAGTCAAAATTCTTGGCAGATTCTTAATTCAGTAAGGACTGTTACTGTTTGACAGTGGTTTTGCCTTTTGCACTCCTCTTCATTACTCTCCTGGTATATTTTCCCATTGATTGACTTTAAAAATGGACTACAaataaatatcatagaatcatagaatggtttgggttggaagggaccttaaagatcatccagttccaacccccttgccatgggcagggacaactcccactgaaCCCGGTGGCTCAAAggctcatccagcctggccttaaacacctccagggatggggcaaccaccaccttctccgggcaacctgttcctgtgtctcatgactctcacagtaaaaaaaaaaattcttccttatatctaatctaaatctcctctctttcagcttaaaatcatgccccctcatcctattactacAATCCTTGATAAAGagtgcctccccagctttcccacagGCAAAATATGAAGCTTAGTAGCACAGTTTAGCTGACACGGCACAAGTTCGCAACTAAACGCAGCTGCAGAGTCACAACTCAAGCTTTGTCCCCGGAGATTCTAGATTCataggaaaaatatatatattttaaaaacccaaccaaaggaaaaaaaagcaaaaaacccacaaccctccacagaaacaaaagttagcaaacaaccaaccaaaaaatccccaaacccaaTTATCCAGAACTGTGCTTCACCCTACAGCTTTGGGAGGTGGGAAGAGCATCCTCAGGGCAGTGTTAGACTTACGCCTGTGCTATTTGTGCAGCTGCCTCTGTACCCATTGTTACCTGCCTCCCTGTTGTAACTATAGATTGGAAACAACTTTATAGCATGCAAATCACCAGTGTACCTCCCCATTGGAAAGCTGGGCAACTGCCAACTACATGAAATTTAACAAAGGCAAGTGCCAgattttgcacctgggacatGGCATCCCTGGATATACATACAGATTtgggagcagctggagagcagccctgtgggaaGAGGCCTGGGGGTTCTGGCTGACagcaagctgaacatgagctaaCAGTGCCcgggcagccaagagggccgGCTGTGTCCTGGGGTGCGTCAAGCACAGCATTGCCAGCTGGTCAAGGGAGGCGATTGTCCCACTCTACTCCACACTGGTGCGTCCCCATCTttagtactgtgtgcagttttgggtgccgcactataaaaaggatctaaagccactggagagtgtccagaggaggctgcacaGTTGTTCAGGGGTTAAGAGATGATGCCGCATGAGGAGCGGGTAAAACCACTTGGcctgttcaccctggagaagagcaggttgaggggggacctcattgtAGTTTTCTGCCTCCttacaaggggaggaggagctggtgcagatctcttctctctggcgaCCAGttacaggacctgagggaatgggagaagatgtgccagggcctgagggagtggctgaggatgtgccaggggaggtttaggttggatattaggaaagattcTTCACTCGGAGgttggtggagcactggaacagctccgcagggaagcggtcacggtgccaagcctgacaatattccagcagcatttggccaacgccctcagaCAGATGGTGCTAATGCTGGGGTtctcctgtgcagggacaggagttggaccgATGATGCTTGGTTCTATGACTCTACCAGTAACCAACGACCCAGGGCGCTCCGGGTGCCCCGGCCGCGCGGCTCCAGCTCACGCCGGCGGAAGCGCCGCTGCCGTCATTTCCAATTCAGAAGCTCAGACAGAcgagttatctttttttttttttttttttccgggGAAGCCGAGGCGCCCCTcctcggccccgcccccgccccccgcccctgGCACAGCCCATAAAACCGCCGCCCGGCTAGGCACGCGTGAGGCTGCGCGGTGCCGGAGCGTGGGGCGAGGGGACGGTGCTCGGCCCGTTAGGTGGGAGCCGCGACCGCTGGCCATGGACGCCAAGAAGGTGCGGAGGGAGCTCGAGCTCCGGGCTTCTCCATGGGCTGCGGCGAGCTGGCCGGGGGTGGGCAGCCGCCTCTCGGGGCCTTCTGGTCGCCCCCGGGTAccggtggggatggagggagggagggagggatggacgggtggatggatggatgtggTGCTGGCGGTGGATGGAGGGGTGGGCGGATGCGGTAGCGGTGCCGGccgtggggatggagggatgcgGTAGCGGTGCCGGCGGGGACGGGAACACggctggatggatggatgcGGTGCCGGTGGGGACGGGAACACggctggatggatggatgcGATGCCGGTGGGGATGGGAACACGGCTGGATGGATGCATGCGGTGCCGGTGGGGATGGAAGTACggggggatggatggatgcgGTGCCGCCTCCGTCGGCGAGGGATCCGGGAGAAGGTCGTGGTGGGGGTTGCTCTCAGTTCACCAGATGGATCGGTTTCCCGTGCGTGTGGCCTGATGATCCGGGCGATGCCATCTgcgttttttttttattgatcgCGGGGTTTGCCTTGCTGGCAGGGCAGCACCCGTCTGTCCTAGGATTCACGATGCAAAAAGGAAAGGTTGGTTTTAAAAGCGTTtgagtttgttgttttttttttctgtagtagtGGTCTGGCTTCTAATACAGGTAGTTTTAAATTTCAAGGAGAAAGCAAAGCGTGTCTTTTCCCCTCGGGAGGGCAGGACTGTCGGTATCGCAGCGGGGCCGCAGCTACGCGCGGGGCGTGCGGCCGCCGAGCGGGGCAATGACCGCGCGTTTGGGGGCGGCGTGAGGAGAGAGGCAGCGGGCGCCGAGCTGAAGGCGGTGCTGGATGCCGGGGAGAGCAGAGTCGGGGCGGCCCGGGCCCTCACCGCCATGTTGAGAGGAGATGCGAGAAGATGAGGCAGAGGAGAGCGGAGCATCTGCTCAAGGTCGCTTAGAGGAGGGCGGGATGGCCGCTCTCGCTGCGCTCAACAAGTTGTTATGTTGCTCTGAGCTTCCAGTGCGTGAAGGAGAGGGCTGCCGAGAAGCATCTCTTGGATAACGAACGCTGCTGGCTGCCTGTGGTGGGAGGGAAGGGTGGTGGTTTGAATTCCTTGCCGGTGTAGGGCGTCTAGTCCTCAGCCTCGAGCCTTTGGGTAGGATGAGTGTAGCTGTACTATTTCTGAGCCTCTTGTCTGTTGGGAAGCGAGACGCTTCCAGCGGTAACAGAAGATCCACGCATTGGATCGCAGTGACTCAGGGGAGGGGATGGGTCAGGCCGTGTGATGTCCACGGGGTACGAGACTGGGCAGGAGGTGAATAGCGGACGACAGCCAGGGAAAGGGAGTGTGAAAAACGGTAGAACTACTAACCGTGTGTACCATGTATGGTCCCTGCTGCACCCAGAAGAAAAAGGCCAGCTAGGACCACTGCAAACTATGACAAAGCAGAACCTTGCGGGGAAAGGTGCTCATGCGTTGAGTCATTGTGTTGGAAATACGGAGAGCTGGGTTTTGTCCTCAGCTTTGCTGTACCTCCTGGCAAGGGATGACCTGGCCTGGAGTCCTTGAAAAGTGCTTAAATGTCTTAATGAAATGGCTCTTTCACAGGCACTCAGCCCTTCTGAAAGAGCTGTATCCGTGTGTTTATATGCCACATTTCTTTGCGACAGAAATGAGGGGAGCAGTCACAGGGTGGCACGGAGAAGCCCTGGACTACCTGGGTGGCGTTTAGGTGTCAGTGGTACCTGGGGAATAATCTGGCCCCTGTGAGAAAAGGATCTAATCTTGTTTCTCAAATCACTAGCCTTGACAGGAAGAGAGCTCAGCCTGAGACATTTACATCATGTCGGTGGGGGAAACTGCCTGAGAGTCATTTCCCTAGTTTCTGTTTACTGGGGCCTGACTGGTAGGTGTGAGGCTTGTGCAGGCTAGAAGCATTTAGATGCTTGGATTGAAAGATTGGTAAAGCTAGTGTGTCCACTGGCAGGTGGTTACTGGCAAATTTAGAGCAGCCTTAAGAGCCCTTGCTCCTGGAGCCGATCTGAAAAGGGAGAGACTGGCAGAGCTGCAGTAGTAGGCCCCGTGGAAGAGTACCTTTCCCTCCAGTGTGAGCCTTAGGACAATAATTAGAAAGCCTTGGTAAAGGGactagtaatatttttaaaagcatcctGAATCGCTCCTGAGACGTTCTTTCCAAATTTTACCAGCTGAAGCACTGGCCATCTTGAATGCCAACTCTTGAGTCACCTGCTCCCTGTGTCTCCCTAGCACAGAGCTGGCTTAAAGCTacaagctttaaaaatgtggaaaatgttAGATGCTTTTCTCAATCTGCGGGACTTATGAGGCTGCGGGGTCAATCTTCTATGGGTCTGAGGGCTCAGGATTTCTTAATTTGATAGAGATGCgtacatacacacacaggtTCCCTGtgcttcatttaaaataccgAGTATTGCCACAGTGTCAAGAAAGCTGAAGGCAGCTGCCTCTGAGGCAGGCTGCTGTGCCAGTGCCCTGGGGGAGGGTTGGGAAGCTCCAGCCTGGGAAAAGCAGGCCTGTCGCTGAAGAGTGCGGGTTTTAATTGTTAGGAGTGACTGCTGGTTTAGCCTATGGGCAGATCTGAGATTCAAGTTATGGGAATTTGTTAGTTGGCATGGGCAGGAGTTAGACCTTTGTTTCATGGCATGCCAGAGATCAGCGAAAGCTTTTCTGTAAATCAGATCAACCCAAAATAACAGCCACTAATGCAGGCAGTGTATTCATTACTAATGAGATGAGAATAGTTGATGAAGGTCAGGATATAATAAATTGGAGGAGATCCTAACAAGTCCTGCTACTTCTAGTCACAGGACCTGCTGTACAGTCAGTCCCACCATCTCCCTTTTCAGTCTGTTACTGCTGCCCACCCTTGCTGATAAAAGCCCCTTTTGCTGCCTTTGGTGCAGTTGCACCTTTGACCTACAAGGTgcagctgcagaggagaaaTTCAAGTTCTGtagaacaaatggaaaaaactaATTAactaaattttctttatttctgcagaaaatcaCAGCACCCCTTATTTATGCTGTTTCCATTGCTGCCATTGGATCTCTCCAGTTTGGATATAACACTGGTGTCATCAATGCTCCTGAGAAGGTGAGAGGAAGAATGAGTTGGGAGATGGTTTGAGTGAAGGGCTAGTGAGAAAACTCGTGTGTAAAAAGAAGAGCTGTCTCCTAAGCTGCTAATGATTTGATTCTGGTTTATGAAGTCAGGAAGACATTCAAGACCCCCTCTCAACTACAACAATAACCAGGAAGGGTAAAGTTTTGGAGAGGAGAGTGAGAGCAAGCAGAGGTTGATTTAAGAgtgcagaggggacagggagatgtCAAATAGATCTTCCTGGTAGATCTATATTTGGTGCATGAAGGAATGTGAGCCACTTCAGTTTTGAGTTATATTAAACCAGCTGTGACAGAAGGAATTTAGAAACCAGCATGCAGAAAAAAGTTGAAGGATGATGAAGGATGGTAGGGATTACAATTGCTCTAGTTTATTTTGGGGGCTATCTcgggctttttattttttcattccttttgttCAGTGTAGATTCAGTGCTTGTGGAATGGTTGTGACTGGGGCACTCTGGCCAAATCATCTCATGACTGTAGCCTAAgaaagagatgaagaaaatgagaaatgtgGTTTACTTCGAACTATTTGACGTTCCTCTCTTGGGAACTGAGTCACCAATACCACATCCACCCAGTCTCCGGGAATAGCTGTCACATCAAACAGTGGGGGATGGGGATTGGGTCCTTCCTAGTTAGTGTCCTGCTGCCATCTGCTGGGGGTGGATGCTCTGAGGCCATGTCCCCCTCAGCCGTTGCAGAATTTCCTGCCTCTTCAAAGAGGATGTCTTGGAgaccagcagcacagccctgccACATCCACATGGGACAGCAAAAGGACTGTTGTTATAGTGTTGCAGGTTTTCAGGCATGGCTCAGTGAAACTGTGTCTCTTAAACTGTTTCCATCCCAGAAAGCCCATCCTTGCTGCCAGAGCTTTTGAACTGCCAGAAGGTGCCATTCTCTGCTCATCTGATTTTGTTCCCTCTCCTCTCACTCCCAACTGACTCTCGCATCCCCTCCACCCCTGTCAAGCACCCCAGTGACTAACGTTATCCTGGAACACTCAGAAGATAAACCTGTTTTCCTTAATCATCACAGGCCCATTCCCATCATGTTCATTGAAGCAATCTCTCCCTCATCACACTGTCACCTGTGTCTGAACTTCTTGAAGTTCCTCTTTCTGCACCCTGATCTTCCCCTTGTTTGACTTGCTGCCATCTActaatttttttgctgcttgcttccatgaaaacagaaggaagacCTCAGAAGTAACCTCCCCTCTACCCCAGTCTCTTACTGGATTGTAACCCTGTCTCCACCTGCTTTCTGTTGCAGATCATTCAGAACTTCTTCAATGGAACCTTGTCAGAACGGAAAGGGCAGGCTGTCTCCCCTGAGCTCCTCACCTCTATGTGGTCTCTTTCCGTGGCTATCTTCTCAGTAGGAGGCATGATCGGCTCCTTCTCAGTCAGTGTGTTTGCCAACAGATTGGGCAGGTAAATTGGGAATAGGAATTGAAACCATTTGGAAATTTTTCCCTTCTACAGTGGGGTGTTGGGAGGAAGAGGGCAGAGGTGAGATGAAGGAAGGAGGAATCAGGAATGTGTGGGTTTCTGAAAGAAAGGGTTGCAGGCCAAGGCAGGAGCTGATGGGAATtattctcttctccatcccctgaGATGGGCATTATGGGCAGGTTTACTcctcagtgattttttttttcactataatGTGAGTGAAATGTAACTGCTCAATCTTTATCCTGGCAGGAGGAACTCCATGCTGCTGGTGAACATCCTTGCCTTTGTTGGTGGCACTCTGATGGCCTTCTCTAAGATGGCAAAGGCAATGGAGATGCTGATTATTGGCCGCTTCATTATTGGTATCTTCTGTGGTCTCTGCACTGGCTTTGTGCCCATGTACATCAGTGAGGTCTCACCCACCAGCCTCCGTGGAGCCTTTGGCACCCTCAACCAGCTGGGCATTGTTGTGGGCATCCTGGTGGCACAGGTAGGCTTTAACACTACCTGATCCTGCCCTCATGGGAGAGGAGGGCTGGAGGAGGGTGAGGTGGGCTACACTTGCTATCAGGAGTGTTGTGTTGTCCTGTTGCACTCACTGCTGTGGTCATGAGGAATCAGTAGTTTTTCTCCAACTCTTGTTGTAGATCTTTGGCCTCCAGGGTATCATGGGAACTGAAGCACATTGGCCACTGCTTTTGGGATTCACGATCCTGCCAGCAGTCCTGCAGTGTGTGGCTCTTCTCTTCTGCCCTGAGAGCCCCCGTTTCCTATTGATCAACAAGATGGAGGAAGAGAAGGCACAAGCGGGTAAGAACTCATCTCTTAAGAGGCAGGACTGTTTTCTGGCTTCCAGCCTGCATTGAGCTTAAGTGGGAGGCCAGGACTGGCTCTGGATCTTGTGGTGAATTGGGGTGTGACACCCGGAGGGCACCAGACCTACCTTCCCATCTTTTAGGTTGCACCAGGCCTGGGATATGTGAGAAACCTGGCATCCCAACAGAGACTGTAGGTGGGATTGAGATGTGAGGTGTGGCACCTGATGTAACAGGGCCAGCTTGTGAAAGGCAGGAAATAGGCTGATATTTAAGAAGGAGCTTGGAGGGTGTTTCCTGCTTATACTACAGAGGGCTAGAGTCAGCTTTGGCAAACATGTGAAAAGAATTATGGATTAATTAAGTTTGGAGATCAAACAACAAGAGCAGGACCTGGGCCTGGCTTCCCTACTGATCAcagaaccctgacctctggatTGAAAAGATAAGCAAGGCTGCATGTAGAGGCACAAGTCTTTCCCATGCAGGAGGTCCAAGCACTGACTAACATGTGGTCCAGTCTTTCCAGTGTGCCCTTCCTGAAAcagcaggatgggatgggggaatATTACAAGCCATGGATGTATTATAGCTGTCACTTTTTGATTCTTCCCTCTAGTTCTTCAGAAGCTCCGCGGTACTGAAGATGTGTCTCAAGACATCCAGgagatgaaagaagaaagtgCTAAAATGTCCCAGGAAAAGAAGGCAACTGTGATAGAGCTCTTCCGTTCTCCAAACTACCGTCAAGCCATTATCATTGCTATCATGCTGCAgctctcccagcagctctcagGCATTAATGCTGTGAGTTATCATCCTGTCCCATCCGATGGGCTTCTCTTACCTCTGGCTACACTTGCACTGATTTAGAGAACTGTGCTTCTAAAGTCCCATTTTTGCACATTGACTGGAGGTCACTGTTTTGTGGTAATTGCAGGGATTGCTAAGATGGAAGGTGAAGATTATATTTGCTTTCACTTTTCCCACACACCCTCTGGCAAAACGTTGCACTCCTGCATCAAGTGAAATGAACCTTGACTGGAACGATGGTATTTTGTACTGTTGAGTGCTGCTTAGAAGCCCCGTGTTGAGCATGCAAGCTGTTAGACAGGGAACAAGAGGCATGCTGTCAAACTCTAGAATCATGACAGTGTCCAATTTTTGCTTCTCTTCCTAGGTATTCTATTATTCTACAGGGATTTTTGAAAGAGCTGGTATCACACAGCCTGTGTATGCCACCATTGGAGCTGGTGTGGTCAACACAGTCTTCACTGTTGTGTCGGTAAGTGGAACTGGGCCTTCTGGCATGACTTGTCTGTCTGGAATAGTTTTTTTGTGGGGCAGCAGGGAAAATGCAACTGAACACAAGTAGTCCGGCTGTGGAAATTCTTTGGGCCAGGCAATGGCCTGTAAGAGtagagaaaagaatgcattaaagCACTTTGTGGGAGAGGAGGAATAAAGAAAAGGGATACTGTTATCCTTGGAAAAGAGGGAGTGAAAAGGAATGCATGGGTGAAAACAATCTTAAGAAAAGGCAGTAGCAAGAACCAGAGAGAAATAACTTGTACCCAAGGATGGAGTCCCCTGGTGACCTGCACTGATGGCTATAGGCAGATAAAGAGGTACAGGGCACACTGAGCAAGGGAGCCTCTTCTGCTCTTGCTGCCAAagtcatggattttttttctcttgtgtttctAGCTGTTCCTGGTGGAGCGTGCAGGGCGCAGGACCCTCCATTTGGTTGGTTTGGGTGGCATGGCTGTCTGTGCTGTTCTTATGACCATTGCTTTAGCTCTGAAGGTGAGTAATGGGTGTTATTGTTCCAGCTGACCCCAGGAGGGACCCTATTAGACTATACATCTGCCTTGCACTGCAAATCTACCCTGCAGGAGGGTCCATACAGCAGCTTCCTAACTGCTGAAACTGTTTACAGTGCGGCTGAGGAAGTTGTCACACAGGAGATGGTATTGTGCTGTGCTGTATTTGCCTCTCAAAGTGAAGCTAATCACTTTTGTTCCCTTGCAGGACACTGTGGACTGGATCAGATACATCAGCATTGTTGCCACCTTTGGCTTTGTGGCTCTTTTTGAGGTTGGCCCTGGCCCTATCCCCTGGTTCATTGTGGCAGAACTCTTCAGCCAGGGTCCACGGCCTGCAGCCATGGCAGTGGCTGGTTGTTCCAACTGGACCTCCAATTTCTTAGTGGGAATGCTCTTCCCCTATGCAGAGGTAAAGACCCAGTTTGCAAAGGACTGTGTGCTGCAGCATTCGAATAGGTGTCTAGGGAGTGGTTGTAGGATCTCCATACTTGGTGACTTTAAAACATCACTCTGTGACCCTTAACCTGATCTCTCCTTGAAGTTTTCCTTGCTTGGAGCAGAGACCTGGTTAGTCTTCCAGAAGTCTAA
This genomic window from Phaenicophaeus curvirostris isolate KB17595 chromosome 1, BPBGC_Pcur_1.0, whole genome shotgun sequence contains:
- the LOC138724346 gene encoding solute carrier family 2, facilitated glucose transporter member 3 isoform X2, encoding MRQRRAEHLLKKITAPLIYAVSIAAIGSLQFGYNTGVINAPEKIIQNFFNGTLSERKGQAVSPELLTSMWSLSVAIFSVGGMIGSFSVSVFANRLGRRNSMLLVNILAFVGGTLMAFSKMAKAMEMLIIGRFIIGIFCGLCTGFVPMYISEVSPTSLRGAFGTLNQLGIVVGILVAQIFGLQGIMGTEAHWPLLLGFTILPAVLQCVALLFCPESPRFLLINKMEEEKAQAVLQKLRGTEDVSQDIQEMKEESAKMSQEKKATVIELFRSPNYRQAIIIAIMLQLSQQLSGINAVFYYSTGIFERAGITQPVYATIGAGVVNTVFTVVSLFLVERAGRRTLHLVGLGGMAVCAVLMTIALALKDTVDWIRYISIVATFGFVALFEVGPGPIPWFIVAELFSQGPRPAAMAVAGCSNWTSNFLVGMLFPYAEKLCGSYVFLIFLVFLVIFFVFTFFKVPETKGRTFEDISRGFEGRAEARPTSPVEKNPMVELNSIQPDKEVA
- the LOC138724346 gene encoding solute carrier family 2, facilitated glucose transporter member 3 isoform X1, which codes for MDAKKKITAPLIYAVSIAAIGSLQFGYNTGVINAPEKIIQNFFNGTLSERKGQAVSPELLTSMWSLSVAIFSVGGMIGSFSVSVFANRLGRRNSMLLVNILAFVGGTLMAFSKMAKAMEMLIIGRFIIGIFCGLCTGFVPMYISEVSPTSLRGAFGTLNQLGIVVGILVAQIFGLQGIMGTEAHWPLLLGFTILPAVLQCVALLFCPESPRFLLINKMEEEKAQAVLQKLRGTEDVSQDIQEMKEESAKMSQEKKATVIELFRSPNYRQAIIIAIMLQLSQQLSGINAVFYYSTGIFERAGITQPVYATIGAGVVNTVFTVVSLFLVERAGRRTLHLVGLGGMAVCAVLMTIALALKDTVDWIRYISIVATFGFVALFEVGPGPIPWFIVAELFSQGPRPAAMAVAGCSNWTSNFLVGMLFPYAEKLCGSYVFLIFLVFLVIFFVFTFFKVPETKGRTFEDISRGFEGRAEARPTSPVEKNPMVELNSIQPDKEVA